The following proteins come from a genomic window of Miscanthus floridulus cultivar M001 chromosome 2, ASM1932011v1, whole genome shotgun sequence:
- the LOC136539850 gene encoding probable diphthine methyl ester synthase, which translates to MLYIVGLGLGDERDITVRGLDAVRSCSKVYMEAYTSLLSLGLDPAALANLEKLYGKEITVADREMVEERVDQVLNEAADTDVAFLVVGDPFGATTHTDLVVRAKKMGVEVKVIHNASVMNAIGVCGLQLYRYGETISIPFFTDEWRPDSFYEKIQNNRKLGLHTLCLLDIRVKEPTWESLARGKKVYEPPRFMTVNTAISQLFEVEEARGGSAYGRDTLCIGVARLGSNDQKIVAGPMEKLLDVDFGPPLHCLIIVGETHPLEEEMLEFYMIK; encoded by the exons ATGCTGTATATcgtgggcctcggcctcggcgaCGAGCGCGACATCACGGTGCGGGGGCTCGACGCCGTCCGCAGCTGCTCCAAGGTATACATGGAGGCATACACCTCCCTCCTCTCCCTCGGCCTCGACCCGGCCGCGCTCGCCAACCTG GAGAAGCTGTACGGGAAGGAGATAACGGTCGCCGATCGGGAGATGGTGGAGGAGCGCGTGGACCAGGTGCTGAACGAGGCTGCAGACACCGACGTCGCCTTCCTTGTTGTCGGTGACCCGTTCGG GGCAACTACACATACTGATCTGGTTGTTCGTGCCAAGAAAATGGGGGTAGAGGTGAAGGTGATCCACAATGCATCTGTCATGAATGCAATTGGAGTTTGTGGGCTGCAACTTTACCGCTATGGAGAGACTATCTCAATACCATTCTTCACAGACGAATGGAGACCAGATAGTTTCTATGAGAAGATTCAGAACAATCGCAAGCTTGGGCTGCACACACTTTGCCTGCTTG ATATCCGTGTTAAGGAGCCAACATGGGAATCTTTAGCCAG AGGAAAGAAAGTCTATGAACCACCAAGATTCATGACTGTAAACACTGCAATAAGTCAGCTTTTTGAGGTGGAGGAAGCGCGTGGAGGATCTG CATATGGCAGGGATACATTGTGCATAGGAGTGGCGCGACTTGGAAGTAATGATCAGAAGATCGTTGCTGGGCCTATGGAGAAGCTACTAGATGTTGATTTTGGCCCACCCCTTCACTGCCTGATCATAGTGGGAGAGACTCATCCTTTGGAAGAAGAGATGCTAGAGTTTTACATGATCAAGTAG
- the LOC136539851 gene encoding protein IQ-DOMAIN 3-like encodes MDKEKSWRRSWFERIRRLFTSSDPKPTPKPADKKAKSKRWLPGKLRAQRSFALPPAAPAGADQIRQAEDEQSKHAVAVALATAAAAEAAVAAAHAAAHVVRLTGQPPPVAPLPRQVQEQEHAAVAIQSAYRGYLARRALRALKGLVRLQALIRGQAVRRQTAATLRGLESLMRIQARLRSRAGGVDQHQAADDDAQLLRRGRELFAAAAAVHEQEQQQQQASNKGWDSSIFSKEEMSAMTRSKEEAALKRVRALQYASLHNEKLGLGLRRPPSVMSRDEVDTLNQRWSWLEEWVGSQPPFDKDVPVAHQSPYTSSTTRGEGAGAANKGDDAVDRLGCSARRSFTRPRRTPGRGDCYYDDAAAAACSPAPAPFPGYMASTASAKAKFRSMSTPKERSATAYSDAYSEHCFPFADRLLSPIPSMSPIPSVASDMGFARSTRPPVAQRSPRVAAKSPMTPVRSRSRRSPGHHSFGSEAALHQLQMEHYTPVR; translated from the exons ATGGACAAGGagaagagttggaggaggagctggttCGAGCGCATCAGGCGGCTCTTCACCTCCTCTGACCCCAAACCCACGCCCAAGCCAGCCGACAAG AAGGCGAAGAGCAAGCGGTGGCTACCGGGTAAGCTGCGGGCGCAGCGGTCGTTCGCGCTCCCGCCGGCGGCGCCCGCGGGCGCGGACCAGATCAGGCAGGCGGAGGACGAGCAGAGCAAGCACGCCGTGGCCGTCGCCCTCGCCACAGCGGCGGCCGCCGAGGCCGCTGTCGCCGCCGCGCACGCCGCCGCCCACGTGGTCCGCCTCACCGGCCAGCCACCGCCGGTGGCACCCTTGCCCCGgcaggtgcaggagcaggagcacgccgccgtcgccatccAGTCGGCTTACCGCGGATACCTG GCTCGGCGGGCGCTGCGGGCGCTCAAGGGCCTGGTGCGGCTGCAGGCGCTGATCCGCGGGCAGGCGGTGCGGCGGCAGACGGCGGCCACGCTGCGCGGCCTCGAGTCCCTCATGAGGATCCAGGCCCGGCTCCGGTCCAGGGCCGGCGGCGTCGACCAGCACCAGGCGGCGGACGACGACGCCCAGCTGCTGCGGCGCGGCAGGGAGCtttttgccgccgccgccgccgtccac gagcaggagcagcagcagcagcaggcgagcAACAAGGGGTGGGACAGCAGCATCTTCTCCAAGGAAGAGATGAGCGCCATGACGAGGAGCAAGGAGGAGGCCGCGCTCAAGCGCGTGCGCGCGCTGCAGTACGCCTCCCTGCACAACGAGAAGCTGGGCCTCGGCCTCCGGCGGCCGCCCTCCGTCATGTCCAGGGACGAGGTGGACACGCTGAACCAGCGCTGGAGCTGGCTGGAGGAGTGGGTCGGCTCGCAGCCCCCCTTCGACAAGGACGTCCCCGTCGCGCACCAGTCCCCCTACACCAGCAGCACCACCAGGGGGGAAGGCGCTGGCGCCGCCAACAAGGGCGACGACGCCGTCGACCGGCTCGGCTGCTCGGCCCGCCGGTCCTTCACCCGGCCGCGGCGCACGCCGGGGAGGGGGGACTGCTACTAcgacgacgcggcggcggcggcgtgctcgccggcgccggcgccgttccCGGGGTACATGGCCTCCACCGCGTCCGCCAAGGCCAAGTTCAGGTCCATGAGCACGCCCAAGGAGCGCTCCGCCACCGCCTACTCCGACGCATACTCCGAGCACTGCTTCCCGTTCGCCGACCGACTGCTCTCGCCGATCCCGTCCATGTCGCCCATCCCCTCCGTCGCCAGCGACATGGGCTtcgccaggtccacaaggccgcCCGTCGCGCAGCGGTCGCCGCGGGTGGCGGCCAAGAGCCCCATGACGCCCGTGAGGTCTCGCTCGCGGAGGTCGCCCGGCCACCACAGCTTCGGCTCCGAGGCAGCGCTGCACCAGCTGCAGATGGAGCACTACACCCCAGTCCGCTGA